Proteins encoded within one genomic window of Humulus lupulus chromosome 1, drHumLupu1.1, whole genome shotgun sequence:
- the LOC133824038 gene encoding receptor protein kinase-like protein ZAR1, with protein sequence MVSLVLFVLLMLCNSHGLVSSLNGEGYAFLSFKQAITQDPEGSLSNWNSSDENPYAWNGVTCKELRVVSLCISKKKLAGFLPSALGSISGLRHLNLRNNKLNGSLPVELFEAQGLQSLVLYGNSLSGSVSNEVGKLKYLQTLDLSQNFLNGSIPASILQCKRLRALDISQNNFTGSLPDGFGNAFVSLEKLDVSFNKFNGSIPGDIGNLSSLQGTVDLSHNLFSGSIPASLGNLPEKVYIDLTNNNLSGPIPQTGALMNRGPTTFIGNPGLFGPPLKNPCSSETPGASSPSSFPYLPDNSPPQDSDFGKSEKAKGLSKGAVIAIIACDIIGICLVGLLFSYCYTRICSCRGRKDEHGHGFGKGGKGRKECLCFRKDESETLSENVEQYDLVVLDTQVAFDLDELLKAYAFVLGKSGIGIVYKVVLEEGQTLAVRRLGEGGSQRFKEFQIEVEAIGKLRHPNVVTLKAYYWSVDEKLLIYDYISNGNLSTAFHGKFQHIPLSDLCS encoded by the coding sequence atggtgtCTTTGGTTTTGTTTGTTCTTTTGATGTTGTGCAACTCGCATGGACTAGTGAGTTCATTGAACGGTGAAGGGTATGCCTTTTTGTCATTTAAGCAAGCCATTACACAAGACCCAGAAGGGTCTCTGAGTAACTGGAACTCTTCTGATGAGAACCCTTATGCGTGGAATGGGGTCACATGCAAGGAGCTTAGAGTTGTTTCACTCTGTATTTCAAAGAAGAAACTTGCTGGGTTTCTTCCTTCTGCTCTTGGGTCCATCTCTGGGCTTCGTCATTTGAATTTAAGGAATAATAAATTGAATGGAAGCTTGCCGGTTGAGCTTTTTGAAGCTCAGGGGCTACAAAGTTTGGTCCTTTATGGAAATTCCTTATCTGGGTCTGTGTCAAATGAGGTTGGGAAGCTCAAGTATCTTCAAACTttagatttgtctcaaaattttcTTAATGGGTCTATTCCTGCATCAATTCTTCAGTGCAAGAGACTTAGAGCCCTTGATATTAGTCAGAACAATTTCACTGGTTCTCTGCCAGATGGGTTTGGAAATGCATTTGTTTCTCTGGAAAAGCTTGATGTTTCCTTCAACAAGTTCAATGGCTCAATTCCTGGTGATATTGGAAATTTGTCTAGCTTGCAGGGCACAGTTGATTTGTCTCATAATCTTTTTTCTGGTTCCATACCAGCTAGTCTTGGAAACCTTCCTGAGAAGGTCTATATTGATCTCACTAATAACAATTTAAGCGGTCCAATACCCCAAACTGGTGCTCTAATGAACAGAGGTCCAACTACTTTTATTGGGAATCCTGGACTCTTTGGCCCCCCTTTGAAGAACCCATGCTCTTCAGAAACTCCTGGTGCAAGTTCACCTTCCTCATTTCCATACCTGCCAGATAATTCTCCACCTCAGGATTCTGATTTTGGAAAGAGTGAAAAAGCCAAAGGTTTAAGTAAGGGTGCTGTGATTGCTATAATAGCCTGTGATATAATTGGTATATGCCTTGTTGGGCTGCTTTTCTCTTATTGTTACACGAGGATTTGTTCTTGTAGAGGTCGAAAGGATGAACATGGTCATGGTTTTGGTAAGGGAGGGAAGGGAAGAAAGGAGTGCTTGTGCTTCAGGAAAGATGAGTCTGAGACTCTATCAGAAAATGTAGAGCAGTATGATCTTGTGGTGTTGGATACCCAGGTGGCTTTTGATCTGGATGAGCTTCTAAAGGCCTATGCTTTTGTTCTTGGAAAGAGTGGAATTGGGATTGTTTATAAAGTTGTTCTTGAAGAGGGACAAACATTAGCCGTGAGAAGACTAGGGGAAGGAGGTTCCCAAAGGTTTAAGGAGTTTCAGATAGAAGTAGAAGCAATTGGGAAGCTAAGGCATCCTAATGTTGTAACTTTGAAAGCTTACTACTGGTCTGTAGATGAGAAGCTGCTCATATATGATTACATTTCCAATGGAAATCTTTCCACTGCATTTCATGGTAAGTTTCAGCATATCCCATTATCTGACTTGTGCTcatga